Proteins encoded together in one Mycobacterium sp. MS1601 window:
- a CDS encoding M20 metallopeptidase family protein — translation MTTTNETAALREREHAALAVVERELPSAIALRHALHRDPTLGGEEDRNRPLIEAALGCSLVEVAEGGFCRVGDSTGPAVAIRAELDALPITEQSGVVFQSTRPGVAHLCGHDVHTAALVAASRAIGFVGAPSPLVAVFQPREETTPSGALSLLGDNAFQSQDIRAMIGVHLQPRIPTGSVSAQPGPINASADTFTIVVHGRPAHGAYPHLARDPVLAAAAIITALQHLVSRRVDPMNPAVVTVGRIVGGQAPNQIPERVTLEGTIRSFTEDDRRHLSQALRETVSGTARAHGCEAEVDVELGEPVLRNDSALAVSVSDALQLAGFHTGSAVRSCGADDFAYYVSRFPSVMIFAGVGDGAADSPGLHHPRFAPADDIIADVARIMVVAYFAAVERSAP, via the coding sequence GTGACCACCACCAATGAGACTGCGGCTCTTCGGGAGCGAGAGCATGCGGCACTTGCCGTCGTCGAGCGGGAGCTACCGTCGGCGATCGCCCTGCGTCATGCCCTGCACCGTGACCCGACTCTGGGCGGGGAGGAGGATAGGAACCGTCCACTCATCGAGGCCGCACTCGGGTGTTCCCTCGTCGAAGTCGCCGAGGGCGGATTCTGTCGCGTCGGCGACAGCACGGGGCCCGCTGTTGCGATCCGCGCCGAACTCGACGCACTTCCGATCACCGAACAGTCCGGGGTGGTGTTCCAGTCGACCCGGCCGGGGGTGGCGCATCTGTGCGGCCACGACGTCCACACCGCCGCCCTGGTGGCGGCGTCTCGAGCCATCGGCTTTGTCGGTGCCCCGTCGCCGTTGGTGGCGGTGTTCCAACCCCGGGAGGAGACCACGCCGTCTGGAGCCCTCAGCCTGCTCGGAGACAACGCTTTTCAGTCCCAGGACATTCGGGCGATGATCGGTGTCCATCTGCAACCCCGCATTCCGACCGGTTCGGTATCGGCTCAGCCAGGACCTATCAACGCCTCGGCAGACACGTTCACCATCGTCGTTCACGGTCGCCCCGCGCACGGCGCCTACCCGCATCTGGCCCGTGACCCGGTACTGGCCGCTGCTGCGATCATCACCGCACTGCAGCATCTGGTGTCGCGACGAGTGGACCCGATGAATCCGGCGGTGGTCACGGTCGGGCGGATCGTCGGAGGCCAGGCGCCCAACCAGATTCCGGAACGAGTGACCCTGGAGGGCACCATCCGTAGTTTCACCGAGGACGACCGTAGGCATCTGAGCCAGGCACTGCGCGAGACGGTGTCAGGGACAGCGCGGGCCCACGGCTGCGAGGCCGAGGTGGACGTCGAACTCGGAGAGCCGGTGTTGCGCAACGATTCCGCGTTGGCCGTTTCGGTCTCCGATGCTCTGCAACTCGCAGGGTTCCACACCGGATCGGCGGTGCGTTCCTGCGGCGCCGACGACTTTGCCTATTACGTCTCGCGTTTCCCGTCGGTGATGATCTTCGCGGGAGTCGGCGACGGCGCAGCCGACTCTCCAGGCCTGCACCATCCGCGCTTCGCACCTGCCGACGACATCATTGCCGACGTCGCCCGCATCATGGTCGTCGCGTACTTCGCGGCTGTCGAAAGGAGCGCTCCATGA
- a CDS encoding glutamine synthetase produces MTESATSRVLLVSHLDNSGVTRAKLLPEHKINGAGRKGITVSLSVGMLFSIDDHVNATAALDGTVGDLRGIPDMAAARILDPATGLTWAPTDLYGLDGTPHPACQRAALRRVVATARRAGLELSVGIEVEFTLFTGTKNDAVPAHIGPGYSTRVVCELESFFLDALDALQTAGVGVEQLHPEYGDGQMELSLAPGEPVRAIDEYLLARVVLTRVALAHGLLISFAPVPVAGTISNGCHLHLSARRDGRNLFYDNQTREGFTVEAGHMIAGILAHLDEGIALHGGSVLSFERLKPHNWAGAYVCWGPGNREAAVRYMAGYAGHEDGQSNIEVKCGDAAANVYLSAAALIASALDGLRRQVRLPAPALAEPGGLSAEEFAATGARRFPETLGAALDLLEQSSFFRELFGDVSLDAFIATRRHEWQAYGSVSPADLATRWRFRY; encoded by the coding sequence ATGACCGAATCCGCCACCTCGCGGGTGCTGCTGGTATCCCATCTGGACAACTCCGGCGTCACCCGGGCAAAACTGCTGCCAGAGCACAAGATCAACGGTGCGGGCCGCAAGGGCATCACGGTGTCGCTGAGTGTCGGCATGCTCTTCTCGATCGACGACCACGTCAATGCCACTGCCGCACTCGACGGAACGGTCGGTGACCTGCGGGGTATCCCGGACATGGCGGCTGCCCGGATCCTGGATCCGGCGACCGGGCTGACGTGGGCGCCCACCGACCTCTACGGTCTCGACGGCACACCTCATCCGGCATGCCAGCGTGCCGCACTGCGCCGTGTTGTCGCCACCGCACGCCGGGCGGGGTTGGAGCTTTCCGTCGGCATCGAGGTCGAGTTCACGTTGTTCACCGGCACTAAGAACGACGCGGTGCCGGCACACATCGGTCCCGGATACTCGACGCGCGTGGTGTGCGAACTGGAGTCGTTCTTTCTCGATGCGCTCGACGCGTTGCAGACGGCGGGTGTCGGTGTCGAACAGTTGCACCCCGAGTACGGCGACGGACAAATGGAGTTGTCCCTGGCACCGGGGGAGCCGGTGCGGGCCATCGATGAGTATCTCCTGGCGCGGGTGGTGTTGACCCGCGTCGCGCTGGCACACGGGTTGTTGATCTCGTTTGCTCCGGTGCCGGTGGCAGGCACCATCTCCAACGGGTGTCATCTGCATCTGTCGGCTCGCCGGGATGGCCGAAACCTGTTCTACGACAACCAGACCCGTGAGGGCTTCACGGTGGAGGCAGGCCACATGATAGCCGGCATCCTCGCCCATCTCGATGAGGGCATCGCCTTGCACGGCGGCAGCGTGCTCTCCTTCGAACGGCTCAAACCGCACAACTGGGCAGGTGCGTATGTCTGCTGGGGCCCAGGAAACCGGGAGGCAGCCGTGCGATACATGGCCGGCTATGCCGGACATGAGGACGGCCAGTCCAACATCGAGGTCAAATGCGGTGACGCTGCCGCCAACGTCTATCTGTCCGCTGCGGCGCTGATAGCCTCCGCACTGGACGGCCTCCGGCGTCAGGTGCGGTTACCTGCTCCGGCTCTCGCCGAACCGGGCGGGTTGTCGGCTGAAGAGTTCGCTGCAACGGGTGCTCGACGGTTTCCCGAAACTCTGGGTGCGGCACTGGATCTGTTGGAGCAGAGTTCTTTCTTCCGGGAGCTCTTCGGCGACGTGTCTCTCGACGCCTTCATCGCCACCCGGCGCCATGAGTGGCAGGCCTACGGTTCGGTGTCGCCGGCCGACCTGGCTACGCGCTGGCGCTTTCGATACTGA
- a CDS encoding GGDEF domain-containing protein produces the protein MSAPADHQPSVPRWHGIGLTALLFMLGLYAAAARYAGGGGDSRLYWPLGGIALSAMLVAVLGWRLGWQHRRGLLIGWPVAALMATVLTGLLDPTATHDLPGTITIAFAYLGLTCGRGRSLLLVPLGVAAFVVGGGANGVPTVVVTAIMWVLVAEVPAWLIARLEAQSMLLRQIAQTDALTQLLDRSTLATRLSEHSTDSAVMVIDLDGFKVYNDNYGHADGDRLLVAFADALRWSIRPHDLAFRLGGDEFLVILVGADRDEAAQVLDRLRRRWVLAETPVSFSVGIAAGEQDPIRLADERMYLDKRSRGLAAD, from the coding sequence GTGTCCGCGCCGGCCGACCATCAACCTTCCGTGCCGCGGTGGCATGGAATCGGCCTGACCGCGTTGCTTTTCATGCTCGGCCTCTACGCCGCCGCAGCGAGGTACGCGGGTGGCGGCGGAGACAGTCGGCTCTACTGGCCACTGGGCGGGATCGCGCTGAGCGCGATGCTGGTGGCGGTGCTGGGCTGGCGGCTCGGCTGGCAACACCGTCGCGGACTGTTGATCGGCTGGCCGGTCGCGGCCCTGATGGCCACGGTGCTCACCGGACTCCTCGACCCGACCGCCACCCACGATCTGCCTGGCACCATCACCATTGCCTTCGCCTATCTGGGATTGACCTGTGGTCGAGGACGCTCACTGTTGCTCGTCCCGTTGGGGGTCGCCGCCTTTGTCGTGGGCGGCGGCGCCAACGGCGTGCCCACCGTCGTGGTCACCGCGATCATGTGGGTGCTGGTCGCCGAAGTTCCCGCCTGGTTGATCGCCAGGCTCGAGGCGCAGAGCATGCTGCTGCGCCAGATCGCGCAGACCGACGCGCTGACCCAGTTGCTCGACCGCAGCACTTTGGCCACCCGGCTGTCCGAACACTCCACCGATTCCGCGGTGATGGTGATAGACCTCGACGGTTTCAAGGTCTACAACGACAACTACGGCCACGCGGACGGCGACCGCCTGCTGGTCGCGTTCGCCGACGCTTTGCGGTGGTCCATCCGTCCGCACGACCTGGCCTTCCGGCTCGGGGGTGACGAGTTCCTCGTGATCCTGGTGGGGGCTGACCGCGATGAGGCAGCACAGGTTCTCGATCGCCTGCGCCGGCGGTGGGTACTGGCCGAGACACCCGTGAGTTTCAGCGTCGGCATCGCCGCAGGCGAACAGGATCCCATCCGATTGGCCGACGAACGGATGTATCTCGACAAACGCTCGCGCGGACTCGCCGCCGACTGA
- a CDS encoding amidohydrolase family protein, which produces MSVTDDLPLIDHHCHGVVDTNLQPDEVRWLGTESDWLANPGVETLDSPLGLAMRALCAPLIGLPKHAPVQDYLTRRVELGTAAVNELLLAAAGTGRYLIDSGFLVSDVLSPQQMATLTGKPADEIVRLERIAEQVAAESTASGWVRAFREALTEQAEGAVGFKSVMAYRSGFELHDAAPEPSSVQRAVDEWFANGTTRLQHPVVLAHLVWEAVQFGKPIQFHTGFGDSDLVLHLSDPSRLTKFFVATKDSGVDFMLLHCYPFLREAGSLAHIFPHVYLDAGVTGHYLGPSAGTAVRQSMEIAPFHKICYSSDAYGLAELYAISAAAWRRETGRLLDQWLAGDWLSTADAERIAWQIGVGNAARVYGVDEQ; this is translated from the coding sequence GTGAGCGTCACCGACGATCTGCCGTTGATCGATCACCACTGTCACGGGGTGGTGGACACGAATCTGCAACCCGACGAAGTTCGTTGGCTGGGAACCGAATCCGACTGGCTGGCCAACCCCGGTGTCGAGACTCTGGATTCGCCGCTGGGGCTGGCCATGCGGGCGCTGTGTGCGCCCCTGATCGGGCTGCCCAAACACGCGCCGGTGCAGGATTACCTGACGCGTCGGGTCGAGCTCGGCACAGCCGCCGTCAACGAGTTGCTGCTGGCCGCGGCAGGCACCGGCCGATACCTCATCGACAGCGGGTTCCTGGTCTCCGATGTGCTGTCGCCACAACAGATGGCGACGCTCACAGGCAAGCCCGCCGATGAGATCGTGCGCCTGGAGCGCATCGCCGAACAGGTGGCGGCGGAGTCCACCGCGTCGGGGTGGGTGCGGGCGTTCCGCGAGGCGCTCACCGAGCAGGCCGAGGGGGCCGTCGGGTTCAAATCGGTGATGGCCTACCGCAGCGGTTTCGAACTGCACGACGCGGCACCGGAACCCTCGAGCGTGCAACGTGCGGTGGATGAGTGGTTCGCCAACGGCACCACCCGTCTGCAGCATCCGGTGGTGCTTGCGCACCTGGTGTGGGAGGCAGTCCAGTTCGGCAAGCCGATCCAGTTCCACACCGGCTTCGGCGACAGCGACCTGGTACTGCACCTGTCCGACCCGTCACGGCTGACCAAGTTCTTTGTCGCCACCAAGGATAGTGGTGTGGATTTCATGCTGCTGCATTGCTATCCGTTCCTGCGGGAGGCGGGCAGCCTGGCCCACATCTTCCCGCACGTCTACCTCGATGCCGGGGTCACCGGGCACTATCTCGGGCCGAGTGCGGGCACGGCGGTGCGACAGTCGATGGAGATCGCACCGTTTCACAAGATCTGCTACTCCTCGGATGCGTATGGGCTGGCTGAGCTGTACGCCATTTCGGCAGCCGCCTGGCGGCGCGAAACCGGGCGCCTGCTCGACCAGTGGCTGGCCGGCGACTGGCTCTCCACCGCGGATGCCGAACGCATCGCGTGGCAGATTGGTGTCGGCAACGCCGCCAGGGTCTACGGTGTGGACGAGCAGTGA
- a CDS encoding alpha/beta fold hydrolase: protein MHLYFEVYGEIWSPTPAPLLLIPGAFMATDSMTEWMHAFASDRTVIVFDQQGHGRTPDIVRAMSYEQFGDDAAELLRALGVKSADVLGYSQGGGVALQLAVRQVHWCTGW from the coding sequence GTGCACCTGTACTTCGAGGTGTACGGCGAGATATGGTCGCCCACCCCGGCGCCGCTGCTGTTGATCCCCGGTGCGTTCATGGCCACTGATTCGATGACGGAATGGATGCACGCGTTCGCGAGCGACCGTACGGTCATTGTGTTCGATCAGCAGGGGCACGGCCGCACCCCCGACATAGTTCGGGCGATGTCCTACGAGCAGTTCGGCGATGACGCCGCCGAGCTGTTACGGGCGTTGGGAGTGAAAAGTGCTGACGTGCTCGGCTATTCGCAAGGTGGCGGTGTGGCACTTCAACTGGCGGTGCGCCAGGTTCACTGGTGCACAGGCTGGTGA